A region from the Candidatus Electrothrix scaldis genome encodes:
- the dnaG gene encoding DNA primase produces the protein MSNKGAWEEVKNRVREAADIVQVIGEHVRLKKTGTGFTGLCPFHGEKTSSFSVNPQRQFFHCFGCHESGDVFSFMMKYHHMTFPEALKDLARRYQIDLPEANLSESQRERIRQREQLYRVNQEALHVFHKTLVSSELAQAARKYLHERGVPQDAVEKYQLGYAPSPERAGWQFLISRLQKKNFPVSDIEQAGLAVHKAQGRYYDRFRDRVLFPIYNLSGRAVAFGGRILGEGKPKYMNSPESMVFTKSNLLFGLYQHRQAIRTSRRAIVVEGNFDLLLLAIHGIDNVVAPLGTALTQEHIKSLRRYCDEVVLFFDGDSAGLRAARRTIPFFLSEQVEGRVALLPQGHDPDTLIREKGAAAVQNLIENAAPLAEFIFSALKEEHGLTLSGKNRIIAELAELMKSALDEEQRELMAAHFSEQLGVSPERFLIEQEAGTTSDQFVAPQWETGPGPGIPLDSDWDHQGLPPDLAPEFHEDWEGYSSPMEPEQGSASLYDLPKRQQQLLDFLLLYPEFFSDLLAGGLKESLGPSPLLGLIEAMEQIAAKSADGAFVAEQLLSVVTSRAERQYIAELLSKDGGNHLGGESEEEGRAFCDELLLWLKMTQRKREGEALQQQIFAAEQRGNYELVNKLTKEMLSVRMKNNFS, from the coding sequence ATGTCGAATAAAGGAGCCTGGGAAGAGGTGAAAAACAGGGTCCGTGAGGCTGCGGATATTGTGCAGGTGATTGGGGAACATGTGCGCCTGAAAAAAACAGGGACAGGCTTTACCGGTCTCTGCCCTTTTCACGGGGAAAAAACATCCTCTTTTTCCGTTAATCCGCAACGGCAGTTTTTCCATTGCTTCGGCTGTCATGAGTCCGGTGATGTCTTCTCTTTTATGATGAAGTATCATCATATGACCTTTCCAGAGGCGCTGAAAGACTTGGCTCGGCGCTATCAAATTGATCTCCCTGAGGCCAACCTGAGCGAGTCCCAACGGGAACGGATACGGCAACGTGAGCAGCTCTATCGTGTGAATCAGGAGGCCCTTCATGTTTTTCATAAGACCCTTGTCTCTTCAGAGCTCGCGCAGGCTGCCCGTAAGTATCTCCATGAGCGAGGTGTGCCTCAGGATGCGGTGGAAAAATATCAATTGGGCTATGCGCCATCTCCTGAGAGGGCGGGCTGGCAATTTCTTATCTCCCGCCTGCAAAAAAAGAACTTCCCAGTAAGCGATATAGAACAGGCTGGGCTTGCTGTGCATAAGGCTCAGGGCCGGTATTATGATCGTTTCCGGGACCGTGTCCTGTTTCCCATCTATAATCTGAGCGGGCGGGCCGTGGCCTTTGGCGGGCGTATTCTGGGAGAGGGCAAGCCCAAGTATATGAACTCACCCGAGAGCATGGTGTTTACGAAAAGCAACCTGCTCTTCGGCTTGTATCAACATCGTCAGGCGATTCGTACTTCCCGCCGCGCAATCGTTGTAGAGGGGAATTTTGACCTTCTCCTTTTAGCGATTCATGGGATTGATAATGTGGTTGCGCCCCTCGGTACTGCTCTGACCCAAGAGCATATCAAATCCCTGCGTCGCTACTGCGACGAGGTCGTATTGTTCTTTGACGGAGACTCTGCTGGCCTTCGGGCGGCTCGCCGAACCATCCCTTTTTTTCTGAGTGAGCAGGTGGAAGGCCGGGTGGCCTTGTTGCCGCAGGGGCACGACCCGGATACCTTAATCCGGGAAAAGGGTGCTGCCGCAGTGCAGAACCTGATTGAAAACGCGGCTCCTCTTGCTGAGTTTATTTTTTCTGCGCTCAAAGAAGAACACGGGCTTACGCTGTCCGGTAAAAATCGGATTATAGCTGAATTGGCAGAGCTGATGAAGAGTGCTCTTGATGAGGAGCAGCGCGAGCTGATGGCTGCTCATTTCAGTGAGCAATTAGGGGTGTCCCCTGAGCGTTTTTTAATTGAGCAAGAGGCTGGTACCACTTCGGATCAGTTTGTTGCCCCTCAATGGGAGACAGGTCCTGGTCCGGGAATTCCCTTAGATTCGGACTGGGATCATCAGGGTTTACCACCCGATTTAGCGCCAGAGTTTCATGAGGACTGGGAGGGGTACTCCTCTCCTATGGAGCCGGAACAGGGGAGTGCTTCATTATATGATCTTCCGAAAAGGCAACAACAGCTGTTGGACTTCCTTTTGCTGTACCCTGAGTTCTTTTCAGATCTCCTTGCTGGTGGCTTGAAAGAATCCCTTGGGCCTTCTCCTCTTCTTGGTTTAATTGAGGCAATGGAACAGATTGCGGCAAAAAGTGCAGATGGGGCCTTTGTTGCGGAGCAACTCCTTTCGGTTGTCACATCCAGAGCTGAGCGTCAATATATTGCTGAGCTGCTCAGTAAAGATGGAGGTAATCATTTAGGCGGGGAAAGCGAAGAGGAAGGGCGTGCCTTTTGCGATGAGCTTCTTTTGTGGTTGAAGATGACGCAGCGGAAAAGGGAAGGGGAGGCCTTGCAGCAGCAGATTTTTGCGGCTGAGCAGAGGGGAAATTATGAACTTGTCAATAAGTTGACAAAGGAAATGCTTTCTGTGAGAATGAAAAATAATTTTTCTTGA